The following are encoded together in the Novipirellula artificiosorum genome:
- a CDS encoding Glu/Leu/Phe/Val family dehydrogenase: MRAFEATQTFFDMAAEHLNIEPAMREALLMPGREIQVQVSIEMDDGKLANFVGFRVQHDNARGPMKGGLRFHPQVDLDEVRALACLMTWKTAVVNLPYGGAKGGIGVDPSKLSKREIERLTRAFVDQIHDIVGPDTDIPAPDMGTDHQVMAWFRNQWEKYHGFNPAVITGKPVEEYGARGREEATGRGVGILTLKLVRRLGMKPENSNLAIQGFGNVGTHAAKFLHESQFPVVAVSDISGTYYHPDGLDIPEVLRYKMKHPNGLLEGFEQCERLPGDALLALKDVDVLIPAAIGGVITEQNVDGIHAKVIVEGANGPVMPAADSILQDRGVTILPDILANAGGVTVSYFEWVQNRQHYRWSLDRVRQELDHTMNEAFETVWQTSQQHNISLRTAAFMIGIARVHRATELAGLTS, from the coding sequence ATGCGAGCCTTTGAAGCGACACAGACCTTTTTTGATATGGCGGCAGAGCATCTGAACATTGAACCGGCGATGCGTGAGGCGCTGCTGATGCCTGGAAGGGAAATACAGGTCCAAGTCTCGATTGAGATGGACGATGGCAAATTAGCAAACTTCGTTGGTTTTCGTGTCCAGCACGACAACGCTCGCGGGCCGATGAAGGGTGGGTTGAGGTTTCATCCCCAAGTGGATCTCGACGAAGTCCGAGCGCTCGCATGTTTGATGACCTGGAAAACCGCTGTGGTCAATCTGCCCTATGGCGGAGCGAAGGGTGGGATCGGTGTCGATCCGTCGAAATTGTCCAAACGCGAGATTGAGCGGTTAACTCGAGCCTTTGTGGACCAAATCCACGACATTGTGGGGCCTGATACCGACATCCCTGCGCCCGACATGGGGACGGATCATCAGGTCATGGCATGGTTTCGCAATCAGTGGGAAAAATACCATGGCTTCAACCCTGCCGTGATCACCGGAAAACCGGTTGAAGAATATGGCGCGAGAGGTCGCGAAGAGGCGACGGGACGTGGGGTCGGTATCCTGACGCTCAAACTGGTTCGCCGACTCGGAATGAAGCCTGAAAATTCCAACCTTGCCATTCAAGGATTCGGAAACGTGGGAACGCATGCCGCCAAATTCCTGCATGAATCGCAATTTCCTGTTGTTGCGGTCAGCGATATTTCGGGAACCTACTATCACCCAGATGGATTGGACATTCCCGAGGTTTTGCGATACAAGATGAAGCACCCCAATGGATTGCTCGAGGGATTTGAACAATGCGAGCGATTACCCGGTGATGCCTTGCTTGCGCTCAAGGACGTCGACGTCTTGATTCCCGCGGCGATCGGTGGCGTGATCACCGAGCAGAACGTCGATGGCATTCATGCCAAGGTGATCGTTGAAGGGGCCAATGGGCCGGTCATGCCCGCTGCGGACTCCATTTTGCAAGATCGCGGGGTCACGATCTTGCCGGACATTCTTGCCAACGCGGGAGGCGTGACGGTGAGTTATTTCGAATGGGTACAGAACCGACAACACTATCGATGGTCGCTCGACCGTGTCCGCCAAGAACTCGACCACACGATGAATGAGGCCTTCGAAACGGTTTGGCAGACCTCTCAGCAGCACAATATTTCGCTACGGACCGCAGCGTTCATGATTGGGATTGCCCGAGTTCATCGTGCGACCGAGTTGGCAGGATTGACAAGCTAG
- a CDS encoding DUF6655 family protein: MTRLLLGLLLVSATCVGCGTTREREATEQLVLSNAVDRSISSIDFRPLTGRKVYLDTSYLRQVKTLGFVNSEYVTSALRQQIAGAGCLLQDTSQDADIIIEARCGTLGSDDHRVTFGIPENNSLSSAASLIPNSPSLPSIPEIAVARRDAREAAAKIAAFAYDRETRKAVWQSGVRQSTATARDTYVLGVGPFQAGSIREGTKLAGSRFVRFGDKTANHSPSESFERPPVDYTAEIRFQDGWPIYDKQSVAAHFVEDTGGGSNDAPTVEPEEPVDGATSIATSPTSEEDDHPIR, encoded by the coding sequence ATGACTCGGCTCTTGCTCGGCTTGCTGCTTGTGTCGGCAACTTGTGTGGGATGCGGGACGACACGCGAACGTGAAGCGACCGAGCAATTGGTGCTCAGCAATGCGGTCGATCGGAGCATTTCGAGTATTGATTTTCGGCCTTTGACCGGACGCAAGGTGTATCTGGACACCAGCTACCTGCGGCAGGTGAAGACTTTGGGGTTCGTCAACTCCGAATACGTCACGAGTGCGCTGCGCCAACAGATTGCGGGTGCTGGGTGCTTGTTGCAGGACACCAGCCAGGATGCGGATATCATCATCGAGGCCCGTTGTGGTACGCTTGGCTCGGATGACCACCGTGTGACGTTTGGGATTCCCGAGAACAATTCGTTGTCGTCCGCAGCATCGCTGATTCCCAATTCACCGAGTTTGCCTTCGATCCCTGAGATTGCCGTGGCTCGGCGAGATGCACGCGAAGCGGCTGCAAAGATCGCCGCCTTCGCTTATGACCGGGAAACACGCAAAGCCGTTTGGCAATCGGGCGTTCGGCAGTCCACGGCAACCGCGCGCGACACGTATGTCTTGGGGGTCGGGCCGTTTCAAGCGGGATCGATTCGCGAAGGAACGAAGTTGGCCGGCAGTCGATTTGTCCGGTTTGGCGACAAGACCGCCAACCATTCGCCCTCGGAGAGTTTCGAGCGTCCACCGGTCGACTATACTGCGGAGATTCGTTTCCAGGACGGTTGGCCGATCTATGACAAACAGTCGGTGGCGGCTCATTTTGTCGAAGATACCGGAGGCGGAAGCAACGACGCGCCGACCGTCGAGCCGGAGGAGCCGGTCGACGGCGCGACTTCGATCGCGACCTCGCCGACGTCGGAAGAAGACGACCATCCGATTCGCTAA
- a CDS encoding nucleoside hydrolase, with the protein MLAPARSSTTPTLTILTAFAVLAIALRSFPVSAVANELAPVPLIFDTDIGNDVDDVLALGVIHALQSRGECELMAVTITKDHPLAAAFTDAVNTFYGRGDVPIGVCRSGMTPEAGRFNPLAQIEDNDQLRFPHDLMSGEQAPDAVTVLRQSLAEATDHSVVIVQVGFSTNMASLLQSPADDVSPLTGVELVKQKVRLLSMMAGAFQQIAGKGGKRYDHKEYNIIKDIPSAQRIASEWPTPIVWSGFEIGIAIPYPHQSIEQDYRYILHHPLPEAYIAYNPPPHNRPTWDLTSVLAAIRPRRDYFGLSKPGRVTVADDGLTSFTPDHDGKHQYLNVSTQQITRVTEVLAALASEPPHSIQPSYGKR; encoded by the coding sequence ATGCTCGCCCCTGCTCGTTCGTCGACGACACCGACACTAACAATCCTTACTGCATTTGCGGTCCTCGCCATCGCGCTCCGTTCTTTTCCTGTCTCAGCCGTCGCCAATGAACTGGCCCCCGTTCCGCTGATCTTTGACACCGACATTGGCAATGATGTCGATGACGTCTTGGCACTCGGAGTGATCCATGCTTTGCAGTCACGTGGCGAATGCGAACTGATGGCGGTCACCATCACCAAGGATCACCCCCTGGCCGCGGCTTTCACCGATGCGGTCAATACATTCTATGGACGAGGCGATGTTCCGATCGGTGTTTGTCGCAGCGGCATGACACCCGAAGCCGGACGGTTTAATCCGCTTGCACAGATCGAGGACAACGACCAGCTTCGCTTTCCGCATGACCTGATGTCAGGCGAACAGGCCCCCGATGCCGTGACGGTGCTGCGTCAAAGCCTCGCAGAGGCAACCGATCATAGCGTGGTGATTGTACAAGTGGGGTTCTCCACCAACATGGCGAGTCTATTGCAGTCGCCTGCGGATGACGTTAGCCCGTTGACGGGAGTCGAATTGGTCAAGCAAAAAGTCCGTTTGTTATCGATGATGGCAGGAGCTTTCCAACAAATCGCTGGCAAGGGCGGAAAGCGTTACGATCACAAAGAATACAACATCATCAAAGACATTCCATCCGCCCAGCGAATTGCCTCCGAGTGGCCGACCCCAATCGTGTGGAGCGGATTTGAAATTGGAATCGCAATTCCCTATCCACACCAAAGCATCGAACAGGATTACCGCTATATCCTTCACCATCCGTTGCCAGAGGCCTACATCGCCTACAACCCACCGCCGCACAACCGTCCAACATGGGATCTGACCAGCGTCTTGGCGGCCATTCGCCCCCGTCGCGATTATTTTGGCTTGTCCAAGCCCGGCCGAGTGACCGTTGCGGACGACGGCCTGACGAGCTTTACCCCTGACCATGATGGGAAACATCAATACCTGAACGTTTCCACGCAGCAGATCACGAGAGTCACCGAGGTACTGGCTGCCTTGGCAAGTGAACCGCCCCACTCGATCCAACCCAGCTACGGAAAGCGATAG
- a CDS encoding DUF1571 domain-containing protein, producing the protein MNRHWTIVSLAIALGAAAYMAGSFRRPSRATSETTTPASIDLRSADAGAPSRTRASSLAEVLEMAVAARESMSENLNDYTARFVKQEVDTTGVLGGMTEIELKVQTRLRDQADSAPMRVYLNFTAPESVRGREVIWAADMHEGLLVVHEAGLLGMLTLSLDPTGMLAMRGQRYPIYEIGLVRLVEKLIERGQKDLDNPDIEVTITSDYLLEEVPAELIQVRRTKPPPSNSVDEDNFSLAEIVIDPQRQLILSYRSFGWPASEGTPPPLQESYTYHDIQTNVGLSEKDFDPKNPAYRFP; encoded by the coding sequence AATAGACATTGGACAATCGTTTCGCTCGCCATTGCACTCGGCGCAGCCGCTTATATGGCTGGTAGTTTTCGTCGGCCGTCTCGTGCGACAAGCGAGACAACGACGCCAGCGTCGATCGATTTGCGGTCAGCGGACGCTGGTGCGCCGAGCAGGACACGTGCTTCTTCGCTCGCCGAAGTGCTGGAAATGGCGGTTGCAGCACGCGAGTCGATGAGTGAAAACTTGAACGACTACACCGCTCGTTTTGTCAAACAAGAGGTTGACACGACCGGCGTTCTTGGTGGCATGACCGAGATCGAGTTGAAGGTGCAGACCCGACTTCGCGATCAGGCCGATTCGGCGCCGATGCGAGTCTATTTGAATTTCACTGCGCCCGAATCGGTACGTGGCCGAGAAGTCATCTGGGCGGCGGACATGCACGAGGGGCTGTTGGTCGTCCATGAAGCTGGCTTGCTCGGCATGTTGACGTTGTCGCTTGACCCTACGGGGATGTTGGCGATGCGCGGCCAGCGTTATCCGATCTATGAAATTGGGCTGGTTCGGTTGGTTGAAAAATTGATCGAACGCGGCCAGAAGGACTTGGACAATCCCGATATCGAAGTCACGATCACGAGTGACTACTTGCTTGAGGAGGTCCCCGCGGAATTGATTCAGGTTCGGCGAACAAAGCCACCGCCATCGAATTCGGTTGACGAGGACAATTTCTCGCTCGCGGAAATCGTGATCGATCCCCAGCGACAACTGATCCTCAGCTATCGGAGTTTTGGCTGGCCAGCATCCGAGGGAACGCCTCCACCGTTGCAGGAGTCGTACACCTATCACGACATTCAAACGAATGTCGGGCTAAGTGAAAAGGACTTCGACCCGAAAAACCCCGCCTATCGCTTTCCGTAG
- a CDS encoding alpha-L-fucosidase, translating to MKLEFLAFVSLVLMPPVVLATEPPEPLLPVPTERQLRWHEMEYYGFVHYTTNTFTGLEWGYGDESPEIFNPSDADANQWASVAKRCGMKGLILTAKHHDGFCLWPSQFTEHSVKASPYQQGQGDVVNELAEACRQQGIRMGLYLSPWDRNHAEYGSTEYITYYRNQLRELMTNYGPLFEVWFDGANGGDGFYGGAREKRKIDSDTYYDWDNTWAIVRELQPMAVMFSDAGPDIRWVGNESGTGSETNWAMLRRAEFSPGRADRSALQTGQIDGTHWLPAEVDVSIRPGWFYHAEEDDQVKSLERLIDIYYSSIGNGANLLLNIPPDRRGRFHEKDVERLMQFGRVIEQTFKADLALGASVTATNVRGQDDAFGAAKLTDGDRNSYWAADDQVTTAELVLHFEKPTEFDRIRIQEYIPLGQRVQQFAVDAELDHVWQEIASGTTIGPRRVLRVAPITAEAVRIRIKQSRACPTLSTMELYKAPQDIERVANQNSYFLIGNSLTWDTRPTLLDGDVQFHVDCGKSLPYIRDHFESPCVKESTLWPEALAKKQYDAIVVQPHYGSTLDEDEKVIGEWVKMQPNAMVVLHSGWAKQGTRELEFNNTEADGLMKHSTAYLNALTDRLKKRYPKQTFRQTYATELLAKVAADIKSGDAPFASISELYRDEIHMTHGAGRYLMHNAMRTALGQPKSNQGFESLQREQKAYLDETLVWHQNRYPSD from the coding sequence ATGAAACTGGAATTCCTCGCCTTCGTTTCCCTCGTTTTGATGCCGCCGGTCGTCTTGGCGACGGAACCTCCCGAGCCGCTACTGCCGGTGCCAACTGAGCGCCAGTTGCGATGGCATGAAATGGAGTATTACGGGTTCGTCCACTACACAACCAACACCTTCACCGGTTTGGAATGGGGATACGGTGACGAAAGCCCTGAAATTTTTAATCCGTCGGATGCGGACGCCAACCAATGGGCGAGCGTTGCCAAGAGGTGTGGCATGAAAGGGTTGATTCTGACGGCCAAACACCACGATGGATTCTGTCTCTGGCCGAGCCAGTTCACGGAACACAGCGTCAAAGCATCGCCCTACCAACAGGGCCAGGGCGACGTTGTCAATGAATTGGCCGAAGCGTGCCGGCAGCAGGGAATTCGGATGGGCCTATATTTGTCCCCCTGGGATCGGAACCACGCCGAGTATGGATCGACCGAATACATCACTTACTATCGGAATCAGCTTCGCGAGTTGATGACAAACTATGGTCCGTTGTTTGAGGTTTGGTTTGACGGAGCCAATGGGGGGGATGGTTTCTACGGTGGAGCTCGTGAGAAACGCAAAATCGATTCCGACACCTATTACGACTGGGACAACACCTGGGCCATCGTGCGAGAACTGCAACCGATGGCGGTGATGTTCAGTGACGCGGGGCCCGATATCCGTTGGGTCGGCAATGAATCAGGAACCGGCAGCGAAACGAATTGGGCGATGCTTCGGCGTGCCGAATTTTCGCCGGGACGGGCCGATCGATCCGCGTTGCAAACAGGCCAAATTGACGGCACGCATTGGCTTCCCGCTGAGGTGGACGTCTCGATCCGACCGGGGTGGTTTTATCATGCTGAAGAAGATGATCAAGTCAAATCGCTTGAAAGGCTGATCGATATTTACTACAGCAGCATCGGCAACGGAGCAAATCTGTTGCTGAACATCCCACCGGACCGCCGTGGCCGGTTTCATGAGAAGGACGTTGAACGGTTGATGCAGTTTGGGCGTGTGATAGAACAAACCTTCAAGGCCGACTTGGCATTGGGCGCATCGGTGACGGCGACAAACGTGCGTGGCCAAGACGATGCCTTTGGGGCCGCCAAGCTGACCGACGGAGATCGAAATAGCTACTGGGCCGCCGATGACCAAGTCACCACCGCAGAATTGGTCCTGCACTTCGAGAAGCCAACCGAGTTTGATCGAATTCGGATCCAAGAATACATTCCCCTTGGGCAACGGGTGCAGCAATTCGCCGTGGATGCCGAGCTGGACCATGTTTGGCAAGAAATCGCCTCAGGAACCACGATTGGGCCTCGGCGTGTGCTGCGGGTGGCTCCCATCACCGCCGAGGCGGTACGAATCCGGATCAAGCAAAGCCGAGCTTGCCCGACGCTCAGCACCATGGAATTGTACAAGGCACCGCAAGACATCGAGCGTGTTGCGAACCAAAACAGTTACTTTCTGATTGGCAATTCGTTGACCTGGGACACGCGGCCAACGCTGCTCGATGGCGACGTTCAATTCCATGTCGATTGTGGCAAGAGTTTGCCCTACATCCGCGACCATTTCGAAAGCCCCTGTGTGAAGGAATCGACCTTATGGCCAGAGGCTTTGGCCAAGAAACAATATGACGCCATCGTTGTTCAACCGCACTATGGATCGACGCTCGATGAGGACGAAAAAGTGATTGGCGAGTGGGTCAAGATGCAACCTAATGCGATGGTCGTCCTCCACAGTGGGTGGGCGAAACAAGGCACTCGAGAGCTTGAATTCAATAACACCGAGGCTGACGGTTTGATGAAGCACAGCACCGCCTATCTCAACGCGCTGACCGATCGCCTAAAAAAACGCTATCCGAAGCAAACCTTTCGTCAAACGTATGCTACGGAGCTGCTGGCAAAGGTTGCAGCAGACATCAAATCAGGCGACGCCCCCTTCGCCAGCATTAGCGAGCTGTATCGCGACGAGATTCACATGACCCACGGTGCGGGGCGATACCTCATGCACAACGCAATGCGAACCGCTCTGGGGCAGCCCAAGTCGAATCAAGGCTTTGAGAGTTTGCAGCGGGAACAGAAAGCGTACCTTGATGAAACTTTGGTCTGGCATCAGAATCGGTATCCGAGCGATTGA
- a CDS encoding class I SAM-dependent methyltransferase, whose protein sequence is MYQLIDFGAGRKLESLSGYTIERPSPAAENVRRLQPRRWDNVDSVYDSSRKQWIHRSPWQEGLNIDCGDFRMPVRPTPFGHIGVFPEQSGNWRWLSLKPVSWKGPERPLALNLFAYTGASTIALSSARYDVVHVDAAKPNVAAAKEAARFNGLQAAPIRYLVDDARALVAREVRRQRQYHTLVLDPPAYGHTPKGKTWRLERDLWPLIDNCLHLIDPACFRLLVTGHSPQVAERDVIDHLRKSDRLRSVFRRDALVTTAERSTLSDSAGRHLDAGFYVRVETGD, encoded by the coding sequence GTGTATCAGTTGATTGATTTCGGAGCCGGGCGGAAGCTCGAATCGCTCTCGGGCTACACGATTGAGCGTCCCTCGCCCGCTGCGGAAAACGTTCGTCGACTGCAGCCACGTCGCTGGGACAACGTCGACTCGGTTTACGATTCATCTCGTAAGCAGTGGATTCACCGATCGCCATGGCAAGAAGGTCTCAACATCGATTGTGGCGATTTTCGGATGCCCGTTCGTCCGACTCCGTTTGGGCATATCGGTGTTTTTCCGGAGCAATCCGGCAATTGGCGTTGGCTTTCGCTCAAGCCGGTTTCATGGAAAGGTCCGGAACGTCCTTTGGCGCTCAACTTGTTCGCCTATACCGGTGCCAGCACGATCGCCTTGTCGTCGGCTCGCTATGACGTCGTGCATGTCGATGCCGCGAAGCCCAACGTCGCTGCGGCGAAAGAAGCCGCTCGCTTCAATGGATTGCAAGCTGCTCCGATTCGGTACCTGGTGGACGATGCCCGGGCATTGGTTGCTCGTGAAGTTCGTCGCCAGCGGCAATACCACACCCTTGTTCTCGATCCGCCGGCCTACGGCCACACGCCCAAAGGGAAGACATGGCGTTTGGAACGCGACCTTTGGCCATTGATCGACAACTGCTTGCACCTGATTGACCCGGCGTGCTTTCGGCTTTTAGTGACCGGGCACTCACCGCAAGTCGCGGAGCGCGACGTGATCGATCACTTGCGCAAATCGGATCGGCTACGCAGCGTGTTCCGCCGTGATGCCTTGGTGACGACAGCAGAGCGATCGACGCTATCCGATTCGGCGGGCCGGCATCTTGATGCCGGATTCTACGTCCGAGTGGAAACGGGCGACTGA
- a CDS encoding glucosamine-6-phosphate deaminase gives MRTILTANRQSMGKWVAKQAADCIRQAIKENGSASIVVATGSSQFEVLAALVKQPRIDWSKVEGFHLDEYVGLSDDHPASFCRYLRERFVTQVPLADFHYLRGDQDPQETIEQTGKQIQQRSVDVALVGIGENAHLAFNDPPADFQVTDPYILVQLDQACRQQQVGEGWFDTIDDVPNQAISMSIQQILKAKQIFCSVPDERKANAVQLTLEGPIEPKTPASILRWHHGTTFVSDRAAASQLSRSTLDLMERVK, from the coding sequence ATGCGTACGATTCTAACGGCTAACCGGCAATCGATGGGCAAGTGGGTTGCCAAGCAGGCCGCCGATTGCATTCGTCAGGCGATCAAAGAGAACGGCAGCGCTTCGATTGTGGTCGCAACGGGATCGAGCCAATTTGAAGTTCTCGCAGCGCTCGTCAAACAACCAAGGATCGATTGGTCGAAAGTCGAAGGCTTCCATTTGGATGAGTATGTCGGCTTGTCGGACGACCACCCAGCGTCATTTTGCCGATACTTGCGAGAACGGTTTGTCACACAAGTTCCACTGGCTGATTTCCACTATTTGCGTGGCGATCAAGACCCGCAAGAAACGATCGAGCAAACGGGCAAGCAAATTCAACAGCGCAGCGTCGACGTTGCCCTGGTCGGTATCGGCGAAAACGCGCACTTGGCCTTCAACGATCCGCCAGCGGATTTCCAGGTCACCGATCCCTACATACTCGTGCAATTGGATCAGGCGTGCCGCCAACAACAGGTCGGCGAAGGTTGGTTTGACACGATCGACGATGTCCCCAACCAAGCGATCAGCATGTCCATCCAGCAAATCCTGAAGGCCAAGCAAATCTTTTGTTCCGTGCCGGATGAACGAAAAGCCAATGCGGTCCAACTCACACTGGAAGGACCCATCGAACCGAAAACGCCCGCAAGTATTCTGCGTTGGCACCACGGCACCACGTTCGTGAGCGATCGTGCCGCCGCCAGCCAACTGTCTCGATCAACGCTCGATTTGATGGAGCGAGTCAAATGA
- a CDS encoding N-acetylglucosamine-6-phosphate deacetylase: protein MTGWVDLQVNGYAGVDFNSETLNEAAMIRACQRLRADGVEQCLVTIITAPIAAMTKQVERIVSWIDSQALIRSVVAGLHLEGPFLSPHDGFVGAHPKAAVIPADLDTTKQLLASGCGHVRLLTLAPECDQDAAVTRFLTRQGVVVAAGHSDASLEQLDRCIDAGLKLFTHLGNGCPAVQARHDNIIQRVLSRSDRLWISFIADGHHVPLFALKNYLACIPSDKIIIVSDAISAAGLGPGSYPLAGQTVHVDDDGAAWAECRTHFAGCATPMKRMRQILRDHAGVNEATLDTWMRTNPLRLMDQSPVSTRT, encoded by the coding sequence ATGACTGGCTGGGTTGACCTGCAAGTCAACGGCTATGCTGGCGTGGATTTCAACAGTGAAACGTTGAACGAAGCGGCAATGATCCGTGCCTGCCAGCGACTGCGGGCCGACGGTGTTGAGCAATGTCTGGTAACCATCATCACCGCACCGATCGCCGCGATGACCAAGCAAGTCGAGCGAATCGTGTCATGGATCGATTCCCAGGCTTTGATCCGTTCCGTTGTCGCAGGTTTGCATCTCGAGGGCCCCTTTCTCAGTCCGCATGATGGGTTTGTCGGAGCGCACCCAAAGGCGGCGGTGATTCCCGCAGATCTCGACACGACCAAGCAGTTGCTGGCATCCGGATGCGGCCACGTTCGATTACTAACCCTTGCACCTGAATGCGATCAGGACGCTGCCGTCACACGATTCTTGACGCGTCAAGGCGTGGTCGTCGCGGCGGGACACAGCGATGCATCCCTCGAACAATTGGATCGTTGCATCGACGCCGGGTTGAAGCTATTCACGCATCTTGGCAATGGTTGTCCCGCAGTCCAAGCACGCCATGACAACATCATCCAACGTGTGCTGAGCCGATCGGATCGATTGTGGATTAGCTTCATTGCCGATGGGCATCATGTCCCCTTGTTCGCATTAAAGAACTACTTGGCTTGCATCCCGAGCGACAAGATCATCATCGTCAGCGATGCGATCAGTGCCGCAGGGTTGGGACCAGGAAGCTATCCGCTCGCTGGGCAAACCGTCCATGTCGACGACGACGGAGCGGCGTGGGCCGAGTGCCGAACCCATTTTGCCGGATGTGCAACCCCCATGAAACGGATGCGACAGATCTTGCGGGACCATGCCGGGGTCAATGAAGCCACTCTTGACACATGGATGCGGACGAATCCGCTACGGTTGATGGATCAGTCGCCCGTTTCCACTCGGACGTAG